In Polypterus senegalus isolate Bchr_013 chromosome 12, ASM1683550v1, whole genome shotgun sequence, the following are encoded in one genomic region:
- the fam214a gene encoding protein FAM214A isoform X1 — MIYKEKKLLLIEDAAEEYFEFDAEEFLVFLTLLITEGRTPEFSVKGRTEGLHCPPAQSGQPVNNKHECSDKLPQCRQARRTRSEVVLLWRNNIPIMVEVMVLPDCCYSDEYPSTDGNDLHDPAIKQDALLLERWTLQPVPRQSGDRFIEEKTLLLAVRSFVFFSQLSAWLSASHGVVPRNILYRVSAADEELLWNFSQHPNEHVFPVPNVSHSVALKVSVQSLPRQPNYPVLKCSIHTSITHFGKKTEEYEGITTGHTSITDENQINSPGSAQRFTKQSWAQFPQSIANPRKCLPAEVLSPSIKWFHPKLCNSSESFNSSSVKDCSVVQNIETQTRSFKSLSLNDSCTSVSPCSRLPSVEPSPLIGSLLQERQEVIARIAQHLDYCDPTSPHVSGNLFCSHDQNSLVSKTPWGSLEDDVLLKKCKESSLSSYVTQHSVCQEHGSEGKSRSSSPETPITSCSTNKRDRQTQCSPLARRRLLLSSSPENCRILPTAQEVSRLTHTSFPQPHNKCGSLLNCTYEKCKNGKLKVTYQNGTVCSNGQCKDQIPCLDNCPVLVKETSTDSQICTDFKSSIRNLPDKVDCFSNLHKESCTKLEDATHKHVSQSSDSFCNAKKQPENIMSKDCIRRTDLSEQSKLELSETSLHEKIKHSKDPIPFSQKPLPDENKDPPESSTFPGTLFRGAFKDRKEKDERMRNVNVLTINGESSLKPCNLWKSQKCRSLDGTAAKAFHPCTGLPLLSSPVPQRRTRSGCFDLDTTLSSYKNLPWSATKRVFLKLHSQEKQSQQLLSTSAPPATSLSLLGNFEESVLNFRLEPLGVVDGFTAEVGASGIFCPSHMTLPVEVSFYSVSDDNAPSPYMGIINLDPLGKKGYRVPPSGTIQVTLFNPNKTVVKMFVVIYNLREMPANHQTFLRQRTFSVPVKHVSRNGNKKTLLQTEERILRYLVHLRFQSTKSGKIYLHTDIRLLFSRKSMEVDSGAAYELKSYTEAPANPPFSPRC; from the exons ATGCTGCAGAGGAATATTTTGAGTTTGATGCAGAGGAGTTCTTGGTTTTCCTGACACTGCTTATCACAGAAGGTCGAACACCCGAGTTCTCTGTTAAAGGTCGAACAGAAGGACTTCACTGCCCTCCAGCACAGTCGGGACAGCCAGTTAATAACAAGCATGAATGCAGTGATAAGCTTCCACAG TGCCGTCAAGCTAGAAGGACAAGGTCTGAAGTGGTGCTGCTTTGGAGAAATAATATTCCAATCATGGTTGAGGTGATGGTACTGCCAGATTGTTGCTACAGTGATGAATATCCATCCACAGATGGAAATGACCTGCACGATCCTGCCATCAAACAAGATGCTTTATTACTAGAAAGATGGACGTTGCAACCAGTTCCTAGACA AAGTGGAGATCGTTTCATTGAGGAAAAGACTCTGCTGCTGGCCGTTcgctcttttgtgtttttctctcaGTTGAGTGCATGGCTCAGTGCATCGCATGGAGTTGTTCCTAGGAATATACTTTACAG aGTAAGTGCTGCAGATGAAGAACTGTTGTGGAACTTTTCCCAACACCCAAATGAACATGTATTTCCAGTACCTAATGTTTCTCATAGTGTTGCCTTGAAAGTGAGCGTCCAGTCCCTTCCTCGACAGCCAAATTACCCTGTTCTAAAATGTAGCATACACACCAGCATAACGCACTTTGGAAAGAAGACTGAAGAATATGAAGGAATAACAACAGGACACACTAGCATCACAGATGAAAACCAGATAAATTCTCCAGGTTCTGCACAGCGTTTTACCAAACAATCATGGGCTCAATTTCCACAATCTATAGCAAATCCTAGGAAATGTCTGCCTGCTGAAGTCCTTTCTCCCAGTATAAAGTGGTTTCATCCTAAACTGTGCAACAGTTCTGAAAGCTTTAATTCCTCAAGTGTCAAAGACTGTTCAGTGGTACAGAATATTGAGACACAAACTAGATCTTTCAAATCTCTGTCCTTGAATGATTCTTGCACATCTGTTAGTCCATGTTCTCGACTTCCTAGTGTGGAACCAAGCCCCCTTATAGGGTCCCTTCTTCAAGAGAGGCAAGAAGTAATAGCAAGGATTGCTCAACATTTAGACTACTGTGATCCAACTTCCCCACACGTATCTGGAAATCTGTTCTGTAGCCATGACCAAAATTCGCTTGTTTCAAAAACACCATGGGGCTCTCTTGAAGATGATGTCCTACTAAAGAAATGCAAAGAATCTTCTCTTTCAAGCTATGTTACCCAACACAGTGTTTGCCAAGAACATGGTTCTGAAGGGAAGAGCAGGTCCTCTAGCCCTGAAACTCCTATCACCTCATGTAGCACAAATAAGCGGGATAGACAGACGCAGTGTTCTCCCTTGGCCCGGAGACGGCTGCTGTTATCTAGCTCTCCAGAAAATTGTAGAATATTGCCGACTGCACAGGAAGTTTCTAGACTGACACACACTTCATTTCCACAGCCCCACAACAAATGTGGCAGTTTGTTAAATTGCAcatatgaaaaatgcaaaaatggtaAATTGAAAGTGACATATCAGAATGGCACAGTATGTTCTAATGGTCAATGTAAGGACCAAATACCTTGCTTAGATAATTGTCCTGTCTTAGTTAAAGAAACCAGCACTGATTCACAAATTTGCACAGATTTTAAAAGTAGTATAAGAAACCTCCCTGACAAAGTAGACTGCTTCTCTAATTTGCACAAAGAGTCCTGTACGAAACTTGAAGATGCAACCCATAAACATGTTTCACAATCCTCAGATAGCTTTTGCAATGCCAAAAAGCAACCCGAGAATATTATGAGTAAAGACTGTATTCGAAGAACAGATTTATCTGAACAAAGCAAGTTGGAACTTTCGGAAACCAGTTTGCATGAAAAGATCAAGCATTCAAAAGATCCAATTCCATTTTCACAAAAACCTTTACCAGATGAGAACAAGGATCCCCCAGAGTCTAGCACATTTCCTGGCACTTTATTCAGAGGAGCCTTTAAAGACAGGAAAGAGAAGGATGAAAGGATGCGAAATGTGAATGTGCTG ACAATCAATGGAGAGTCTTCCCTTAAACCTTGTAACCTTTGGAAAAGTCAAAAATGTCGTTCTCTAGATGGGACTGCTGCAAAAGCATTTCATCCATGCACTGGATTGCCTCTTCTCTCAAGCCCT gtTCCACAAAGAAGAACAAGGAGTGGTTGTTTTGATTTAGATACTACACTCTCCTCTTATAAAAACTTGCCGTGGTCTGCTACAAAGAG AGTGTTTCTAAAACTCCACAGCCAAGAAAAACAAAGTCAACAGCTGCTAAGTACAAGTGCGCCACCAGCAACAAGTCTTAGCCTTCTAGGAAACTTTGAG GAATCGGTCCTGAACTTTCGTTTGGAACCTTTGGGTGTTGTGGATGGTTTCACAGCAGAAGTGGGTGCTAGCGGAATATTTTGTCCCAGTCACATGACCCTCCCCGTAGAAGTTTCATTTTATAGTGTTTCAGATGATAATGCCCCCTCTCCCTACATG GGTATAATCAACTTGGACCCCTTAGGAAAAAAGGGTTATAGAGTACCTCCATCAGGAACAATTCAAGTG ACCTTATTTAATCCAAACAAGACAGTGGTGAAGATGTTTGTTGTGATTTATAATCTAAGAGAGATGCCAGCCAATCATCAAACATTCCTCAGACAAAGAACATTTTCTGTTCCTGTGAAACATGTCAGTAGAAATGGCAATAAAAAAACCCTCCTTCAGACTGAGGAAAGAATTCTGCGCTACCTCGTACACCTGAg GTTCCAGAGCACTAAATCTGGAAAAATCTACCTCCATACAGACATAAGGCTCCTGTTTTCTCGCAAATCTATGGAAGTTGACAGTGGTGCTGCATACGAACTCAAATCATACACTGAAGCCCCAGCTAATCCTCCATTTTCTCCAAGATGCTGA
- the fam214a gene encoding protein FAM214A isoform X2 produces the protein MKPDRDAAEEYFEFDAEEFLVFLTLLITEGRTPEFSVKGRTEGLHCPPAQSGQPVNNKHECSDKLPQCRQARRTRSEVVLLWRNNIPIMVEVMVLPDCCYSDEYPSTDGNDLHDPAIKQDALLLERWTLQPVPRQSGDRFIEEKTLLLAVRSFVFFSQLSAWLSASHGVVPRNILYRVSAADEELLWNFSQHPNEHVFPVPNVSHSVALKVSVQSLPRQPNYPVLKCSIHTSITHFGKKTEEYEGITTGHTSITDENQINSPGSAQRFTKQSWAQFPQSIANPRKCLPAEVLSPSIKWFHPKLCNSSESFNSSSVKDCSVVQNIETQTRSFKSLSLNDSCTSVSPCSRLPSVEPSPLIGSLLQERQEVIARIAQHLDYCDPTSPHVSGNLFCSHDQNSLVSKTPWGSLEDDVLLKKCKESSLSSYVTQHSVCQEHGSEGKSRSSSPETPITSCSTNKRDRQTQCSPLARRRLLLSSSPENCRILPTAQEVSRLTHTSFPQPHNKCGSLLNCTYEKCKNGKLKVTYQNGTVCSNGQCKDQIPCLDNCPVLVKETSTDSQICTDFKSSIRNLPDKVDCFSNLHKESCTKLEDATHKHVSQSSDSFCNAKKQPENIMSKDCIRRTDLSEQSKLELSETSLHEKIKHSKDPIPFSQKPLPDENKDPPESSTFPGTLFRGAFKDRKEKDERMRNVNVLTINGESSLKPCNLWKSQKCRSLDGTAAKAFHPCTGLPLLSSPVPQRRTRSGCFDLDTTLSSYKNLPWSATKRVFLKLHSQEKQSQQLLSTSAPPATSLSLLGNFEESVLNFRLEPLGVVDGFTAEVGASGIFCPSHMTLPVEVSFYSVSDDNAPSPYMGIINLDPLGKKGYRVPPSGTIQVTLFNPNKTVVKMFVVIYNLREMPANHQTFLRQRTFSVPVKHVSRNGNKKTLLQTEERILRYLVHLRFQSTKSGKIYLHTDIRLLFSRKSMEVDSGAAYELKSYTEAPANPPFSPRC, from the exons ATGCTGCAGAGGAATATTTTGAGTTTGATGCAGAGGAGTTCTTGGTTTTCCTGACACTGCTTATCACAGAAGGTCGAACACCCGAGTTCTCTGTTAAAGGTCGAACAGAAGGACTTCACTGCCCTCCAGCACAGTCGGGACAGCCAGTTAATAACAAGCATGAATGCAGTGATAAGCTTCCACAG TGCCGTCAAGCTAGAAGGACAAGGTCTGAAGTGGTGCTGCTTTGGAGAAATAATATTCCAATCATGGTTGAGGTGATGGTACTGCCAGATTGTTGCTACAGTGATGAATATCCATCCACAGATGGAAATGACCTGCACGATCCTGCCATCAAACAAGATGCTTTATTACTAGAAAGATGGACGTTGCAACCAGTTCCTAGACA AAGTGGAGATCGTTTCATTGAGGAAAAGACTCTGCTGCTGGCCGTTcgctcttttgtgtttttctctcaGTTGAGTGCATGGCTCAGTGCATCGCATGGAGTTGTTCCTAGGAATATACTTTACAG aGTAAGTGCTGCAGATGAAGAACTGTTGTGGAACTTTTCCCAACACCCAAATGAACATGTATTTCCAGTACCTAATGTTTCTCATAGTGTTGCCTTGAAAGTGAGCGTCCAGTCCCTTCCTCGACAGCCAAATTACCCTGTTCTAAAATGTAGCATACACACCAGCATAACGCACTTTGGAAAGAAGACTGAAGAATATGAAGGAATAACAACAGGACACACTAGCATCACAGATGAAAACCAGATAAATTCTCCAGGTTCTGCACAGCGTTTTACCAAACAATCATGGGCTCAATTTCCACAATCTATAGCAAATCCTAGGAAATGTCTGCCTGCTGAAGTCCTTTCTCCCAGTATAAAGTGGTTTCATCCTAAACTGTGCAACAGTTCTGAAAGCTTTAATTCCTCAAGTGTCAAAGACTGTTCAGTGGTACAGAATATTGAGACACAAACTAGATCTTTCAAATCTCTGTCCTTGAATGATTCTTGCACATCTGTTAGTCCATGTTCTCGACTTCCTAGTGTGGAACCAAGCCCCCTTATAGGGTCCCTTCTTCAAGAGAGGCAAGAAGTAATAGCAAGGATTGCTCAACATTTAGACTACTGTGATCCAACTTCCCCACACGTATCTGGAAATCTGTTCTGTAGCCATGACCAAAATTCGCTTGTTTCAAAAACACCATGGGGCTCTCTTGAAGATGATGTCCTACTAAAGAAATGCAAAGAATCTTCTCTTTCAAGCTATGTTACCCAACACAGTGTTTGCCAAGAACATGGTTCTGAAGGGAAGAGCAGGTCCTCTAGCCCTGAAACTCCTATCACCTCATGTAGCACAAATAAGCGGGATAGACAGACGCAGTGTTCTCCCTTGGCCCGGAGACGGCTGCTGTTATCTAGCTCTCCAGAAAATTGTAGAATATTGCCGACTGCACAGGAAGTTTCTAGACTGACACACACTTCATTTCCACAGCCCCACAACAAATGTGGCAGTTTGTTAAATTGCAcatatgaaaaatgcaaaaatggtaAATTGAAAGTGACATATCAGAATGGCACAGTATGTTCTAATGGTCAATGTAAGGACCAAATACCTTGCTTAGATAATTGTCCTGTCTTAGTTAAAGAAACCAGCACTGATTCACAAATTTGCACAGATTTTAAAAGTAGTATAAGAAACCTCCCTGACAAAGTAGACTGCTTCTCTAATTTGCACAAAGAGTCCTGTACGAAACTTGAAGATGCAACCCATAAACATGTTTCACAATCCTCAGATAGCTTTTGCAATGCCAAAAAGCAACCCGAGAATATTATGAGTAAAGACTGTATTCGAAGAACAGATTTATCTGAACAAAGCAAGTTGGAACTTTCGGAAACCAGTTTGCATGAAAAGATCAAGCATTCAAAAGATCCAATTCCATTTTCACAAAAACCTTTACCAGATGAGAACAAGGATCCCCCAGAGTCTAGCACATTTCCTGGCACTTTATTCAGAGGAGCCTTTAAAGACAGGAAAGAGAAGGATGAAAGGATGCGAAATGTGAATGTGCTG ACAATCAATGGAGAGTCTTCCCTTAAACCTTGTAACCTTTGGAAAAGTCAAAAATGTCGTTCTCTAGATGGGACTGCTGCAAAAGCATTTCATCCATGCACTGGATTGCCTCTTCTCTCAAGCCCT gtTCCACAAAGAAGAACAAGGAGTGGTTGTTTTGATTTAGATACTACACTCTCCTCTTATAAAAACTTGCCGTGGTCTGCTACAAAGAG AGTGTTTCTAAAACTCCACAGCCAAGAAAAACAAAGTCAACAGCTGCTAAGTACAAGTGCGCCACCAGCAACAAGTCTTAGCCTTCTAGGAAACTTTGAG GAATCGGTCCTGAACTTTCGTTTGGAACCTTTGGGTGTTGTGGATGGTTTCACAGCAGAAGTGGGTGCTAGCGGAATATTTTGTCCCAGTCACATGACCCTCCCCGTAGAAGTTTCATTTTATAGTGTTTCAGATGATAATGCCCCCTCTCCCTACATG GGTATAATCAACTTGGACCCCTTAGGAAAAAAGGGTTATAGAGTACCTCCATCAGGAACAATTCAAGTG ACCTTATTTAATCCAAACAAGACAGTGGTGAAGATGTTTGTTGTGATTTATAATCTAAGAGAGATGCCAGCCAATCATCAAACATTCCTCAGACAAAGAACATTTTCTGTTCCTGTGAAACATGTCAGTAGAAATGGCAATAAAAAAACCCTCCTTCAGACTGAGGAAAGAATTCTGCGCTACCTCGTACACCTGAg GTTCCAGAGCACTAAATCTGGAAAAATCTACCTCCATACAGACATAAGGCTCCTGTTTTCTCGCAAATCTATGGAAGTTGACAGTGGTGCTGCATACGAACTCAAATCATACACTGAAGCCCCAGCTAATCCTCCATTTTCTCCAAGATGCTGA